The DNA segment GGACTTCACTATTACTTCGCCCGGCCTCAAGTAACCCTTACTCCTCGCCTTCAAGTATAGTTCTTGAACCCCCTTTTCGTAGTCATCCGTCTCCGTTAATTGCATGGAGACATCTACGGGGTGTACATTGTAGTAAACAGTGTATTTCTCCAGTAGCCTCCTGTTCCAACTACCCACGTAGACGGGAACCCTGGGTCTGAGCCTGGATATTAAGGGGACAGTGCGCCCGGTTTTCGTGTACGCTATGATGGATCCCTCTAAGCTCTCCGCGAACGAAACCAGCCCGTGAACGTACTTTTCCAGTAGGCTTTGCGGCTTAATGTGCTTCCTCAACTGGTCGGTGAGCACGCCTGGCATGTTTTCAAACGCCGTATCCGCTACAATCCTAGCCCACTTAACCGCTTCTACCGGGTGCTTACCCACGGCCGTTTCATTGGTTAACAGAACGGCGTCGGCGAGGCTGTACACTACGTTATAGATGCCCACGACGTCGCTACGACTAGGCCTGCCGCTCTCGATCATCGATTCCAGGATGTCCGTGGCTATGATGACGGGCTTACCCAGTTCCGTTGCAAGCTTCGTTATTTGTTCTTGTAGAATAGGCACGGTCTCTATGGGGAAGTGGACTCCCAAGTCCCCGCGTGCAATTAATACAGCGTCGGAGACCTTTGAAACCCGCTCCGCGTTCTTCACACCGCTAGGCGTCTCTATCTTAGAGATTATACCCACATCGCTACAGCCGTACTGGTTTAGCAAGTCCTTAACGAGAAGTACGTCCTGCTCGTTGCGCACGTAGCTCAGTGCGATGTACGTGAACTTCTTCTCGCATATGTACTTGACTAGCGCGAGTTGCTTCTCGTCCAGGAAGGGTAGTGGTACCTCTTTACCCAGTACTACCACCTTCTTTCCGGGTATGAAAGTGCCCGGCGCGGTTACAATGCAGTTTGCGTAGTCTCCACCCGCCTCTATTACTCTTAACTCCACGTCGCCGTCTCCGTAAAGGATGGTATCTCCGGGTTCGAGTACTTCAAAAAGCTCTCTGCGTGAAACCGGCACTTCGGCCGTGCTCGCGCCGGGCCTGCTGGCACCCCTAAAGGTCACGATCTCGCCTTTTTGGACGTTAAAGGGCTTAAAATCACCGCTCCTGATTTGGGGTCCCGGTACATCCCCCATTAGGGATATTACTGCATCGAATTCGGAGGCCGCGCCTCTT comes from the Desulfurococcaceae archaeon genome and includes:
- the pyk gene encoding pyruvate kinase, producing the protein MYFQKGRLSKGIKVLATIGPSSANMDAIKGMIRYGASGFRINMSFGDADTWNTYIDYVRGAASEFDAVISLMGDVPGPQIRSGDFKPFNVQKGEIVTFRGASRPGASTAEVPVSRRELFEVLEPGDTILYGDGDVELRVIEAGGDYANCIVTAPGTFIPGKKVVVLGKEVPLPFLDEKQLALVKYICEKKFTYIALSYVRNEQDVLLVKDLLNQYGCSDVGIISKIETPSGVKNAERVSKVSDAVLIARGDLGVHFPIETVPILQEQITKLATELGKPVIIATDILESMIESGRPSRSDVVGIYNVVYSLADAVLLTNETAVGKHPVEAVKWARIVADTAFENMPGVLTDQLRKHIKPQSLLEKYVHGLVSFAESLEGSIIAYTKTGRTVPLISRLRPRVPVYVGSWNRRLLEKYTVYYNVHPVDVSMQLTETDDYEKGVQELYLKARSKGYLRPGEVIVKSYVKPGLNVHEIRVEIIM